In Telopea speciosissima isolate NSW1024214 ecotype Mountain lineage chromosome 10, Tspe_v1, whole genome shotgun sequence, the DNA window tattagatggaattgagaaaaatgagaggcaggcaaattgaggggataaagatccataaaATGTTGCAAGGACCATAattgggaaaattatcacctcaatttacCTGTccatcaatttcctcaattcctctaatagagggaggtggatcctacttaggcagtgtgttcggacagggtgtagggtggtcattttcaccccctattagatggaattgtgGAAATTGAGTGCAcgcaaattgaggggataaagatccccatAATTGAGTCTTTCTTCCCATTACACAATACATTCCTCTCTCTACCACGGTTTAGGGTATTGAAAATCAAATCGGGATCGGTCTCAGCTGATATCGATTCATATTGTCCTGAATTTTTCTGAATCGGAGGGCATTGTcacttattttttaataaaaaaaatagataatttATACATACCTCTTCTAAGATATGACTTAATTATATTTTCACCCATGAGGTTTGGAAAATAACGTATACCTCCCTTACTttccaaattaattaataactAAACCCGCTCCATTAACTATCCCAGTTAACTGCAAACTGTAGGAGTGTTGAAGTAATtttatgaccaatatacccttgacGGGGTAGAGTGACATTaatgtcctcttcttcttcccccgcACCCTCAATCATCCACAATTGTGCAGGGCAATGTAAATCCAACCAGCTGAGAGTCAAATCTGGAGAGAATCGCTGAGATCTTAGTAACTCCTGTAATCTCTCTGACTTCAGTACTCAGAGAAGTAAAGAGCAGTGAAGATCAGAATAATGGGTTTCTTATCGTtcaattttttctgttttctgcaGTGAAAAGCAGCAACCACTTGTTTAcccctttctcttcctcttgtctTGATGAAGGATTGTTAAGGACGTGGGATCGCAGTGTGGCCCTGCTCCTAGAGTCAGATGTGGCTTTGGGCATGGTGGGTAGTTGTTCAATCTCATTATCGAATCATTCCCTTCGAAGAACTGCCTGAAATGAGCCATTCCGACTCAAGGCTCATTCCCAGTAGCTCCATGATCCCTAGTGAGAGTTTTTTCATCGCCTCACAGTACTCCTGGGATAAATCAAACACAAAAGCAATactttttaagttagattcaaCAAGGAATGAATCAACAAGATTTTGTATTGAtcttgtgtttgtttttttgcctCACCCGAATTGCCGAAGCGTTCCCCTAAGACGTTCAGGAAGAAAGTAATGTTGGTTGACTGAATGTCAGCAGAGTAGCGAAATGAGAGGGTCTCTTTCCAAGGGGGCTTGGATGAGAACCTCCCAGTGATTTATAGATTGAAATTaattaaaccaaaataaatttataagtaAATGAAAGGAGATTGGGTGGGGATAGAGTTTGGGATCTGGAAATAAGTTGGGTCCTGGAGAGGGGGTGCGGGGGGAGGAGCTCCTGTTTTGGGGGCCGTTGCTGAATCCACCGATCCAATCCCGAGTTTTGAGGGTAAAAAAAGCTTTTGAATCGTCTTCCACTCGTTAATAGTAGAGTGGTTTTCGTTCCGACATTGAATTGAACccttcccaaatcccaatcacTTCGCTCAAACACGCATTAACCAGGCAAATTTCTTCGACAAATGTCCCCCAGATCCTTTAAATTTggacaaatcaaatcaaactcgTTTACCTCATCACCCTATAAAATGCCCCTCAAGCATTACCTTCCCTTCCATCTCATAACACAAACCCATCAAACACAGTTTGCTTGCTAAACAGCATTTTTCTCCTCCCTCCATAATTATCTGATCTATACTACAATCAATCATGTGGAACCGAGTTTTCCTTTCTGGGTTATTGATTTTAGCCTTCCTTGTCCACACCAACGCCATTCCCAGCCACTCACATCACCACCACTCCTCCCACTCCCAATCCCACTCCGCTGTGCTCGACACAGACGGCAATGAACTCCAAGCAGGGATGCCATACTACATCGTCTCCGCCATCAGGGGAGGAGGCGGCGGCGGTGTCTccatggataggagagagagctCCACCTCTCACGGCCACACGACCCACACCCCAACCGTGAGACAGAGTGCCTATGACATGAACATGGGTACCCCAGTTATGTTCTCTCCAGCATGCTTGCAACACCCAGAATTGGCCTTCCttcgagagagagaagagggggaaATGATGATTCAGGAATCGATGGACATGAACATTAGATTCGCCGGGATGAATAATAGGGTGTGGCAGGTGGAACAGCAGGGGAAAGAGGAATCGTCAAGTTCGAGGGATTCGATGAGGTTTGTGACATTGGGAGGAAAGCCAGGGTACCCAGGGGAATCGACGGTGAGGAACTGGTTCAAGATTGAGAGCATGAGCGAGAGTACCCCAATGTATAAGATTGTTTACTGCCCCAATGTGTGCGAGTCTTGCCAAGTGATGTGCGGGAATGTTGGGATCACCAAGAGGAACGGCAACCGATGGCTGTCGGTGTCGGAGCACAGTGAGTTCCCCTTCGTCTTCATCAGAGCCCAGACACAACAGTAGGATgaacagagagagacagagaagagaagagaagtatTTTTTATAACGACTAACGACTCTTAAGCGGGAATAATTGTAGAAGCAATTGAGTTAGCTGTTGCTTTTGGATCATTCTATCAAATAAGCATCAATCAATTTTGAATCTTtgtcatctttttttttctttctttttgatgaGATTGTTCTTCGTTTCAAGAGAGTTGCCATTATTTAGTAATCTCCAACATTGTCGAGCTAATAAAGCTTGATTAAAATATTCGAAATCTGTAAAACCAACATAGTTTGTTCCGAGATCATTAACGACCCTAAAACCAGACAAAGTGGCAATCTCGGCCTTGTAATTTTGGGTGGTGTTAGGGCTAAAGAGAATGCACGATTTACTAAAATTAATTTCTTGTCTAACACTTGATATTTGTTTAAGATTTCTATAATGCTCttacaagaacaagaagtatCTAAAAAAATTGAGtgcatctctttcctcctcattTGGAAAAACACCAccgccccttgttttgaggaggagagaagatagacacatgggagtgttggcataggccacactcccagacacaAAACTACTTCCTTAAAAGAAATTAAGCAATCGTCCGCAAATAACAAGTGTGAAATTCTGGGTCCATTTCTATTGGCCTGAGGTCTACAAAGGGCGTTAAAtgttaattgatttttttttttggtaaacaaatgtTAATTGATTCAGTGCAAAGAAAGGGATGTGTGAGAAACCTCACGTGGCTTATAATTTTACTGGTAAATAGAAAGTAGTGCTTACTAGTGAATCACTgctattaggggtgtcaaccgatcAGTTTTGATCGGTTCCAATTGGgcttaataaaaattaaaaaaaaaaaagacgtacccagtgcacaaggctcctgccattgtggggtctagggagggtcataatgtatgtagccttacccctgcttttgcaaagaGGTTGTGTCCCCACCATTTTAAGGCCCTACATCGTGACTACAACATTTAAGGGCTTGCATGATAACACTGTAATTTATGGGCCATGTTTCCATTCTAGAaatgattttttgtattttcagtGGGCCAAATTTTTGGGCAAAAAAATGTGTTTGGTAACgcataataatttttatttctgggcaaaaaaaaaaacataaacacatttgttatgcacaatcgcttctatttctagaacttctataaaatttcaaaaataccattGAATTACCAAAAATTTGGTGGAGGTGgggaggtggtggcggtggaggtggaggtggtggtggtggaaggtTCAAACTCTAGGTATCGGACTCGGTATCAGTCATTGCCAAAACCTTTCCAGatcgggatcggatcggtaCAAATCATTCAGGATCGGtcaaaacacccccaaaatcattttttttatggatcgggtaATGAATCGGCCAAAGTTGGTGGATGTTTTGATCTcaggatcggatcggccgatattatccagatcggatcggtcaatatcggtcaagataatataaaaaataaaaaaaaaacctaaaaactttaaaaaataaaaaaaattcaatcgaATCGGTCAATCCAAGGAACGATCCAGTCAATCCTTGTTGTATCGGTCTAATCTCCGGAACGGCCtcaaccgataccgatccgattcAGCCAATATCGATCGATCCGATCCGAGATTCAGAACCAtggatggtggtggtagtggcggTGGAggcggaggtggaggtggtggtggtggtggtggcggtggcggaggtggtggtggtggtggcggtggtggtggtggtggtggcgatggagGTGGAGGTTGTGTCAGTGGAAGAGGTGGTACCAGTGGAattggaggtggaggtggtgatggtggcggcgacggtggagatggaggtggcggtggtagtagcagtagcagtgcTGGAGGTTGAGCTAGCAGTGGCAGTGGTGGAGGTAGTGGCGGTGGAGGCAGTtatggtggtggttgaagttgcattggaagtggtgttttattttgaacatgaaattattgctttgcccatcaaattaaccatgtgttcattaaagagcaactccccctatatttctttcttttatttatgtgatagaaaagcttcaaattggaacttctatttttctatttctcaacaatttttttttgttgcgaTTCATTCCcaggaataaaaaaattaaccgGTGTTAACAAACGggtttctgttatttttttgttcccaggaacaaaaaaaacagagaaatagaaGAGCCCATTTGGTAACGTTTGTTTTTtacctttatcatttttttttcatttccgttcaaaaaacatgttttttgcctttaaaatggtgtttggtaaaacttgTTCTAAAAACATTTTCAGAACAGAAAAGCATCTCTTAATCTGTTTGGTAAAACTTGTTCTGAAACattttttactaaaataatCAGTTATTACATAAATGCCATTACCATCATAATACTATGAGATCTGATAAATGACATGACTATAAGACATGTTTAGCAATGATCATTTTCTTCCCTATGTAATTACCTTCATAATTAACCCAAATAATTTTGTAAATGCCATTACCATCCAAGATGCCATagtccaaaatttaaaaaaatgtaattaaAATTCCCCTTTCCTAAAATAACTATGAAAATAACATTACATCTTTGCAATTGGGGAAAATATAGGCATTTGTACTAAATTACTATTAAaattatgggaagtagttttctttccgggagtgtggcctacgccaacactcccatgtgtcagCAGAGGTGTtatttcatatggggaggagagagatagattcatgggagtgctagtgtaagccatactcccggacagagttatTTTCTCCTAAAATTATTACGTAGTCCAAGTGGCAAGTTCTACACTTCAGTAACAAGTAAATAGAGAGAAAAGCTTCAAGAGGTGGTATTAACTTGACTTTGGGGGGCACTGTTTCAAATATGTTTGGTGGTTTCAACTGAATAACTTTTATATTTAAGCAAGTGTATATAAATCCAAAGTCAAAACATATTATTGAACAAAAGTAGAGCTGAATTTAAAATGGGACACTGTTTTTTGGGTGGGACACAAGGGCCACGCGTGCGCTAGCCAATGAGAGGAATTCAAATTACTATTTTTATAGCCAATGTTAATTTAAAATTGTCTTGTTACATAAAAAGGGTTTTAGTGGAACCACCATTCCCTTGGATCATGCTTGAGACATGTTTGTGTTCCAaatgctctaccaatttgaacTAAAGACTCATCAAGTAGAATTTAGAATTTACAAGTAACTATGAGATGTTGCCACAAACCTTGCTTCAAATACCCAATGAGTTTTCTAAAATTCAGTTTAGATTCAAAGCATTGCAAGCCTCTAAAAAAAATGGCAACATCCATCGCATGTACACACTTGTCCTTAGTTGCTAGTATCTAGAAACCTAATTTGCTGGTATCAATGGCTAGTTCCAACAACATATAGACTCTCAGAAGAACTGTTGAACTAGGCAACAATCATGTATCTCTctattcaatttcttttttcataGAAATGAACCGATGGAATCTTTCCAATCATATAAGATAGAAATAAACTGGACAAAAATACTCATGAAATCTCAAATTGATATTGATTTCCTGCCACCATGGTTTTGAAGTCCAAGAGATTGGTTCTATTATGATTATAAGTACAAAGACCAACAGTGCTATGACTAATACCTCAAATGTAATAACAGAACATGAAGATCCATTTAAATGAAGTACTAGGCAATAACAACTTCAAGCACAAGCTAGATATTAGAGAAACCAGACTTGTACCACTAGTACTTGTGTATGACACGATTGTTCAACTCTGATCAATAGTTACTAGTTATGTTAATTGGGGATCACAGGTGGGATCGATGCACTTTTTGTAGGTGTACTGCcttgttatgttcttttcttgttcCTCACCCTACAATTCTTTTGTATAAAATGTTGCAAGGACCATAATTGCTATAGGTTGTACAACTCTTGGGTATacttaggggtgcaagtttggccccgtgggcccgaacctgccctgagcctgaacaaggtctgggctgagatatttggccctaagggtgggttaggccctcaaggtcgggtcgggccagggtttaggcctcaggctaagcctGACCcagcccggcctgaccctgttttaagttaataCTAAAGATATATATTGAAtacatatattataaactttaaacaccATCCGCATTTTGTTAtagaatatattatatatgaagacaataagtgatataatacattttattacagtgttattttacgtaaaattgataattttctccccgaccCATTacaacccatgcatttccttccccctccccatgattaaggccaatcagggtcagcccgacctgaccctgagggtggatttttttggccctgagtcagggtcaggtcgggcctGAACCCAGCTAacgggacttagggttgggctagggttctataaagcccggcccaacccgacctcgTTGCAGCCCTAGGTATACTATGATACGGCTCACACTAATTCATAGAATTGTATCGTGCCTGAAGGTATCCATCTAAATCATAATTTTTTAACAGTGAAACATTCTTGTTACACCAACCATCAGCTCGTCTAGAAATGTTGTAGACCATATCATTCTCCTCCGAACTAATTAGCAAATTAAACTCTACCTTAAGCATTGTTGTATCTTTTATCAAAAAGCAAACAATCATAAACACCCTTAGTTGGATTACCCCAATTCACAAAGAATTAAGTCAAATGCTCTAAACCTAATCAATGGATAGTAAAGACGATCATTCAGGAATTGGTGCATTACTTTGTTGAGCAATGACCTTCAATTTACTTTACCCTAAAGAATTATGACTTTAAAATGGTGTTAGCAGTAACTCCTCAACCCATGACCTTCCATTTTGTTGATCAAATGGAGGCAACCATATGGTCCAACAACTCTCATAGCACAATGACCTAAATATACACATTTCTAACAGAATCCATCCGGCAACCTGATAGAAGAAAGGCAATGCAATGCCAAATAAAAGAAATCTAGTCGCAGAAGACCAATTcttcaaataagaggtcatgagttcaaatcacCTTGGGACCTATCCCCATCCTCTagttccctccccccctccccctaccccctacccctgttatacaagctcttaatccaaaaaaaaaaaaaaaaagaagagatctaGTCGCAATGCAAAATCAGTTGCGCATCTAACAGTTGAAGAAGGTATGAAACATTAATAGCAAGCAATATTGCAGAAATTTTGATATaaacaaaccctaaaacaaaaTACCTGGGGAGATCGAGTACATGTTAATCGAAATACCAGATGGGAGATTGAAGAATGGAAATTTCAAACTTTGTTGCAGGTTAGATTGACGAAGAAAAGGAGGGTATGAGAGATAAACTTATCTGTCACCAATAGAATTACTGCAATGTAGGGATGCTTCACAAACAATCTTGTACACATCTACTGCAATTAGAAACTACTTATAGTTGTAAGGACATAATTGTGGGTTTGAGTCATTCCACTAATCACTCTCCTTTAAGACTATAGACATCCCTTACCCTGCAATCCAAGTAATGCAAATTAACCTCCATAATAAAACAACCCCAATAGGTCCTTCCAACGGTTGTTGCACTCATTTATTGGGTCACATTAGGACACACTCGGGTTGTGCGCAATCAACCAGGACAAGAATATAAGAATACTTTTCTAAACTAGTGAAAACTAGAAGCAAAAACCAAAATAGTAGTTTGGGAGAGTGTGCGAGAATGAACAAGAGTATAGAATACTAAGAATAATACTCTAAAGAGTCCAGGATATTCTATTTATAGAGTATAGATGCCTCTTAGAAACACTTGTCCAATGGAGCCCAAAGGATGTCTCTTTAAGAAAGAATACACAAAATTAGTCGTTGCCAACATCCAAAGCATTTTGGACGGCGTACAACACACGATCGTCAACACGTTGTACAATGGTTATTCGATGTCAGGTAAACCTCATTCAAAGTCGGACAAAGTGTAATGCTTGTCGGTAAGGTTTCTAACAAACTCCGACTTTGAACACACTTTGGCCGACATCTAACAACAAACCACTGACATCGGGAAAACACAACTGAGGCAAAAGGAACATTAGATTCAAGTGCAAAGAACACACTAAGGCCTCACCTCTATGTGTGCACACATGCCTGTGAAAACAAACCTGACCCAGACAAGATAGCATAGTGAGTCTCTTTCAACCATGGTTTAAGGTATGAAAATCACCGATCTCGATCCGGATCACCTTGAATTGGTCGAATCCAGCTCACGTTCACATATGTGAGCATACGAGAACAGCTCCCAGCTgtttagatggaatccactttgtGAGATCCATatggatggattccatctgaatagCTAGGAGCCGTTCTTGTATGCTCACAtacgtgaacgtgagcccaactcaATTGGTCCTGATCGGACGGAATTGCCACTgttttttaacttaaaaaaaataacgtttttattacttttttacccGTGGGATGTTCCACTGGATCGCTATCTGATCGGTAACTATTTGAGATCGGCCTGGGCCGATACTGATCCGATTTGGGCGAATCCACCGATCCAATCCCGATCTTTAAGGCTTAAAAAAGCTCAGCAATCGTCTTCCACTCGTTAATAGTAGAGTGGTTTTCGTTCCAACATTGAATTGAACACTTCCCAAATCCCATTCACTTCGTTCGTTCAAACACGCATTACCCTGGCAAATTTCTTCCAACAAATGTCCCCCAGATCCTTTAAACTTggacaaatcaaatcaaacccgTTTACCTCATCACCCTATAAAATGCCCCCTCAAGCATTACCTTCCCTTCCATCTCACAACACAAACCCATCAAACACAGTTTGCTTGCTAAACAGCATTTTTCTCCTCCCTCCACAATCATCTGATCTATACTACAATCAATCATGTGGAACAGAGTTTTCCTTTCTGGGTTATTGATTTTAGCCTCCCTTGTCCACACCAACGCCATTCCCAGTCACTCTCATCACCACCACTCCTCCCATTCCCAATCCCACTCCGCTGTGCTCGACACAGACGGCAATGAACTCCAAGCAGGGATGCCATACTACATCGTCTCCGCCATCAGGggaggcggtggtggtggtgtctcCATGGACAGGAGAGAAAGCTCCACCTCTCACGGCCACACGACCCACACCCCAACCGTGAGACAGAGTGCCTACGACATGAACATGGGTACCCCAGTTATGTTCTCTCCAGCATCCATGCAACACCCAGAATTAGCCTtccttggagagagagaagagggggaaATGATGATTCAGGAATCGATGGACATGAACATTAGATTCTCCGGGATGAATAATAGGGTGTGGCAAGTGGAACAGCAGGGAAAAGAGGAATCGTCAAGTTCGAGGGATTCGATGAGGTTTGTGACATTGGGAGGAAAGCCAGGGTACCCAGGGGAATCGACGGTGAGGAACTGGTTCAAGATTGAGAGGATGAGCGAGAGCACCCCAATGTATAAGATTGTTTACTGCCCCAACGTGTGTGAGTCTTGCCAAATGATTTGCGGAAGTGTTGGGATCACCAAGAGGAACGGCAACCGATGGCTGTCGGTGTCGGAGCACAGTGAGTTCCCCTTCGTCTTCATCAGAGCCCAGACACAACAGTAAGGATGAAtatagagagaagagaagagaagagaagtaaCTATAACGAGCGAGTAACGACTCTTAAGTGGGAATAATTGTAGATTTTAGTTCATTCTATCAAATAAGAATCAATCAATTTTGAATCTTTGTCGTCTTTGTTTTTGATGAGATTGTTCTTCCTTTCATACAttatgatttgggtttttttcacgtaccccctgaggtttgacataattatgaaaaaatcgttcagttttgaaaaattctgcatgTTCTCCTGAGATTCTTAACAGTTAACAGATACCCACATTCCGTTAGTCTAGTCTAACAGTAAAATTAAAGGATGAACTACCAAAAATGCCCTTCTTtacaagaaaatttaaaaaaaaaacctgcaactcatctttcccaaacgattcgaggaagatgagttgcaggtatgaaCACCATTAGAGCATCCAGTATTCAATGTAGAACATCTGGAGTACGGTGAAAAAACCCAG includes these proteins:
- the LOC122643738 gene encoding miraculin-like, encoding MGTPVMFSPACLQHPELAFLREREEGEMMIQESMDMNIRFAGMNNRVWQVEQQGKEESSSSRDSMRFVTLGGKPGYPGESTVRNWFKIESMSESTPMYKIVYCPNVCESCQVMCGNVGITKRNGNRWLSVSEHSEFPFVFIRAQTQQ
- the LOC122643739 gene encoding kunitz trypsin inhibitor 5-like; the protein is MWNRVFLSGLLILASLVHTNAIPSHSHHHHSSHSQSHSAVLDTDGNELQAGMPYYIVSAIRGGGGGGVSMDRRESSTSHGHTTHTPTVRQSAYDMNMGTPVMFSPASMQHPELAFLGEREEGEMMIQESMDMNIRFSGMNNRVWQVEQQGKEESSSSRDSMRFVTLGGKPGYPGESTVRNWFKIERMSESTPMYKIVYCPNVCESCQMICGSVGITKRNGNRWLSVSEHSEFPFVFIRAQTQQ